The Erythrobacter insulae genome window below encodes:
- a CDS encoding LD-carboxypeptidase: MTKIAICAPATPITREHADALREMVAAEFPQTQVTFHDQCFVREGHFAGSDLTRLTALLECANDPAFDAVWFAKGGYGSNRIAEAAMARMNAAARAKTYVGFSDCGYLLAALYRAGIGQCAHGSMPVSARSANGRKAVRRVLQWLNGDNTGLEPSLDGATPAVAFNLITLAMLSNTPMMPDLSGHVVMVEEVSEHLYAIDRLFFHLSGSLPRIAGLRLGSVTDIPENYVEFGQSEEDIARFWCERAGVPYLGRAEIGHTSANRVVPFGLASPPAAS; the protein is encoded by the coding sequence ATGACGAAAATTGCCATTTGTGCCCCTGCCACGCCGATAACCCGCGAACACGCGGACGCCTTGCGCGAGATGGTGGCCGCAGAATTTCCGCAGACGCAGGTCACATTTCATGACCAATGCTTTGTTCGCGAAGGGCATTTCGCGGGAAGTGATCTTACGCGGCTAACCGCGCTGCTCGAGTGCGCCAATGATCCGGCGTTTGACGCGGTTTGGTTCGCTAAAGGCGGGTATGGCTCCAATCGCATCGCCGAAGCCGCCATGGCCCGAATGAACGCTGCTGCGCGTGCGAAAACTTATGTCGGGTTTTCCGATTGCGGGTATTTGCTGGCGGCGTTGTACCGCGCTGGTATCGGGCAGTGCGCGCATGGGTCGATGCCAGTCAGCGCGCGCTCCGCCAATGGTCGCAAGGCTGTGCGCCGGGTTTTGCAATGGCTTAACGGTGACAATACCGGACTGGAGCCGAGCTTGGATGGGGCGACACCGGCAGTCGCGTTTAACCTGATCACACTCGCCATGCTTTCCAACACGCCGATGATGCCGGACCTTTCCGGGCATGTTGTTATGGTCGAGGAAGTCAGCGAGCATCTCTACGCGATTGATCGGCTGTTCTTCCATCTGTCGGGCAGCTTGCCGCGCATCGCCGGGCTTCGGCTTGGTTCGGTAACCGACATTCCGGAAAATTATGTAGAGTTCGGCCAGAGCGAGGAAGATATTGCGCGTTTCTGGTGCGAGCGCGCAGGTGTTCCGTATCTGGGCCGAGCTGAAATCGGTCACACATCTGCCAACAGGGTCGTGCCGTTCGGGCTTGCCAGTCCGCCGGCAGCTTCGTAA
- the fabD gene encoding ACP S-malonyltransferase: MRAFVFPGQGSQKVGMGSELASASSAAREVFEEVDEALGQKLSEIMRDGPEDQLTLTENAQPAIMANAIATLRVMEIEFGVKLADHGACVAGHSLGEYTALCAVGAFDLPTTARLLKLRGQAMQAAVPVGEGAMAALLGADIEKAAALAAAAAEGDVCEIANDNDPTQVVISGHRSAIERAIALVKDHGIKRGILLPVSAPFHCSMMQPAADRMAEALAETSPGDLALPLFANVTASKVSDPEEERALLVEQVTGRVRWRESVLSMRADGVDSFIELGGKVLGPMIGRIDKEAAASSLITMEDIESFAKDAG; this comes from the coding sequence ATGCGTGCATTCGTGTTTCCCGGACAGGGCAGCCAGAAAGTGGGAATGGGTAGCGAGCTGGCATCAGCCAGCAGCGCGGCCCGTGAAGTGTTTGAAGAGGTCGACGAAGCTCTTGGGCAAAAACTGTCGGAGATTATGCGCGACGGACCTGAGGATCAGCTTACCCTTACCGAAAATGCCCAGCCAGCGATCATGGCCAATGCTATCGCGACACTACGCGTCATGGAAATCGAATTCGGCGTAAAACTGGCGGATCATGGCGCTTGCGTGGCGGGGCATTCTTTGGGCGAATATACGGCGCTATGCGCTGTCGGGGCTTTTGATCTGCCGACGACAGCGCGGCTGCTGAAACTGCGCGGTCAGGCGATGCAAGCAGCGGTTCCTGTGGGCGAGGGCGCAATGGCGGCTTTGCTGGGGGCGGATATCGAAAAAGCCGCCGCCCTGGCCGCTGCGGCTGCCGAAGGGGACGTTTGCGAGATCGCCAATGACAATGACCCGACTCAGGTCGTGATATCCGGCCATAGGAGCGCGATTGAGCGCGCCATCGCTTTGGTCAAAGACCACGGCATCAAGCGCGGGATATTGCTACCGGTATCGGCTCCGTTTCACTGTTCGATGATGCAGCCTGCGGCGGACCGTATGGCTGAGGCCTTGGCGGAAACATCGCCGGGTGATTTGGCATTACCGCTTTTTGCCAATGTCACCGCGAGCAAGGTGAGTGACCCTGAAGAAGAACGCGCTTTGCTGGTCGAACAGGTGACTGGCCGTGTGCGTTGGCGTGAAAGTGTGCTGTCCATGCGTGCTGATGGAGTGGACAGCTTTATCGAGCTTGGCGGGAAAGTGCTTGGCCCGATGATTGGCCGCATTGATAAAGAAGCTGCAGCGTCCAGCCTGATCACGATGGAAGACATCGAAAGTTTTGCCAAGGATGCCGGTTAA
- the fabG gene encoding 3-oxoacyl-[acyl-carrier-protein] reductase yields the protein MFSLSGMNALVTGASGGIGSAIAIALAKQGARVALSGSNGSKLRGFREQLIEENGGDHVEITCNLSDSTQVEELIPAALDTMGSVDILVNNAGITRDNLAMRMKDDEWDEVIRINLEATFRLMRASARPMMKARFGRIINITSVVGATGNPGQMNYIAAKAGVTGMTKSFAQEVASRGITANCVAPGFIRTAMTAALDEKQTAAINAKIPAGKMGEGDDIGAAVAYLASREAGYVTGQTLHVNGGMAMMS from the coding sequence ATGTTTTCACTTTCAGGAATGAACGCTTTGGTCACCGGCGCAAGCGGCGGTATCGGATCGGCGATTGCAATCGCGCTGGCCAAACAGGGCGCGCGCGTCGCTTTGTCGGGTTCCAACGGTTCAAAGCTGCGCGGATTTCGCGAGCAACTGATCGAGGAAAATGGCGGCGATCATGTAGAGATCACCTGCAATCTTTCCGACAGTACGCAAGTTGAAGAATTGATCCCGGCCGCGCTCGATACGATGGGCAGTGTGGACATTCTGGTCAACAATGCCGGGATTACGCGCGATAACCTTGCGATGCGGATGAAAGACGATGAATGGGACGAGGTAATCCGCATCAATCTTGAGGCGACCTTCCGGTTGATGCGCGCCAGTGCCCGGCCGATGATGAAGGCCCGCTTTGGCCGGATCATCAACATTACCAGCGTTGTCGGCGCGACGGGTAACCCGGGGCAGATGAACTACATCGCGGCCAAGGCAGGCGTTACCGGCATGACCAAAAGCTTTGCACAGGAGGTCGCATCGCGCGGGATCACCGCCAACTGCGTCGCACCCGGTTTCATCCGCACAGCCATGACGGCTGCCTTGGATGAAAAGCAAACCGCGGCAATCAACGCCAAAATACCGGCCGGCAAAATGGGCGAGGGCGACGATATCGGAGCCGCCGTAGCCTATCTTGCAAGCCGTGAAGCCGGTTATGTCACCGGTCAGACGCTGCACGTGAACGGCGGCATGGCGATGATGTCATAG
- the dnaN gene encoding DNA polymerase III subunit beta produces the protein MKATIERATLLRCLSHVQSVVERRNTIPILSNVLIDASDGGSVKVMATDLDLQVVETMAAASVEKAGAITVSAHLLFDIARKLPEGSQVSLETADNRMEVKAGRSRFKLPTLPRDDFPVIVEGDLPTSFELPARVLAEMVDRTRFAISTEETRYYLNGIFLHVTDDDEPVLKAAATDGHRLARFTLDRPEGAEGMPDVIVPRKAVAELRKLLEEALDGNVQVDLSASKIRFTLGGEGGVVLTSKLIDGTFPDYSRVIPTGNDKLLKVDPKLFFQGVDRVATIATEKTRAVKMGLETDKVTLSVTSPDNGTATEELAAEFKSEGFEIGFNANYLKDILDQIDSDTVELHLADAGAPTMIRQDENSPALYVLMPMRV, from the coding sequence ATGAAGGCTACGATCGAACGCGCGACGCTCCTGCGTTGTCTCTCCCACGTACAATCGGTGGTTGAACGCCGAAACACCATTCCGATCCTGTCGAACGTGCTGATCGATGCCAGTGATGGCGGCAGTGTTAAAGTGATGGCAACCGACCTTGATCTGCAAGTCGTCGAAACGATGGCCGCAGCGTCGGTAGAAAAAGCCGGGGCCATTACGGTCTCCGCGCACCTTTTGTTCGATATTGCCCGCAAATTGCCCGAAGGCAGCCAGGTCAGTCTGGAAACGGCCGATAACCGGATGGAGGTTAAGGCCGGACGCAGCCGTTTCAAACTCCCGACACTGCCGCGTGATGATTTCCCGGTTATTGTCGAAGGCGATCTTCCGACCTCGTTTGAATTGCCCGCGCGCGTTCTGGCAGAGATGGTCGATCGCACCCGCTTCGCCATTTCGACCGAGGAAACCCGGTATTACCTCAACGGCATTTTCCTGCACGTGACCGATGATGATGAGCCGGTGTTGAAGGCGGCTGCGACAGATGGTCACCGGCTTGCCCGTTTCACACTTGACCGACCTGAAGGCGCCGAAGGCATGCCGGATGTGATCGTGCCGCGCAAAGCGGTGGCCGAGCTGCGCAAACTCCTCGAAGAGGCGTTGGACGGGAATGTTCAGGTCGATCTGTCCGCCAGCAAGATCCGCTTTACCCTTGGCGGCGAAGGCGGCGTTGTTCTTACCAGCAAGCTGATTGATGGCACTTTCCCGGATTACAGCCGTGTTATTCCCACAGGAAATGACAAGCTTTTGAAAGTTGATCCGAAACTGTTCTTCCAGGGTGTTGACCGTGTTGCGACGATCGCAACGGAGAAAACCCGCGCCGTGAAGATGGGGCTTGAGACGGATAAGGTCACACTTTCTGTAACATCTCCCGATAACGGAACGGCAACCGAAGAATTGGCTGCGGAATTCAAGTCGGAAGGATTCGAAATCGGCTTTAACGCCAACTATCTGAAAGATATCCTCGATCAGATCGACAGCGACACTGTTGAATTGCATCTCGCCGATGCAGGCGCGCCGACGATGATCCGTCAGGACGAAAACAGCCCCGCGCTGTATGTCCTCATGCCGATGCGGGTCTAA
- a CDS encoding glutathione S-transferase family protein, producing MTAQVRIFGTVISTYTRIVQIACEEAGVSHETIATAAQSPQNRHPFGKVPVVEIDGLELVESVAIANYIDNAHNGGALQPADHAARALSEKWVAIANNYMFPLFESGLVMPWIMHKVAGFPLEREKIDRALPNISLALGFVEGEMQRDGAWAANGFTMADVFLYPVLRGLQLTPQGEVGIAQCDKISSWMEACEKRPSVIATRWESEP from the coding sequence GTGACAGCGCAGGTCCGCATTTTTGGTACGGTCATTTCGACTTACACCCGCATTGTTCAGATTGCGTGTGAAGAAGCCGGCGTAAGCCACGAAACTATTGCGACTGCTGCGCAATCACCGCAGAACAGGCACCCCTTCGGCAAGGTGCCGGTTGTCGAGATTGATGGCCTTGAGCTGGTCGAAAGCGTTGCGATCGCCAATTACATTGACAATGCGCATAATGGCGGCGCGCTTCAGCCGGCAGATCACGCTGCGCGGGCGCTCAGTGAAAAATGGGTCGCGATTGCCAACAATTACATGTTCCCGTTGTTTGAAAGTGGCCTTGTGATGCCATGGATCATGCACAAAGTCGCAGGCTTCCCGCTTGAACGGGAAAAGATTGACCGGGCACTGCCCAATATCAGCCTCGCTCTCGGGTTCGTTGAAGGTGAAATGCAGCGGGACGGTGCGTGGGCCGCAAACGGTTTCACCATGGCTGACGTGTTTCTCTATCCTGTTCTGCGCGGATTGCAGCTCACACCGCAAGGCGAGGTAGGCATTGCCCAATGCGACAAGATCAGCAGCTGGATGGAAGCGTGCGAAAAGCGTCCCTCCGTCATAGCAACACGGTGGGAAAGCGAGCCGTGA
- a CDS encoding DUF2855 family protein, producing the protein MTIQQVHVKKDELTHADIVHVELTDLAEGAVRLEIESFSVTANNITYAVVGDGFGYWNFFPAPAGFGIVPMWGHAKVIESKHEEFTPGERVYGYLPMATHLDVQPGKVSASGFTDMTEYRQPMSPIYNQYSRLAADPEHDAAREAERMIFGPLFKTGFLIEYFMRQEDWFGAKQVILTSASSKTAMGLASVAQQNSPGIKRIGLTSAGNIEFVEGTGLYDKVMSYEEVGMLPIAESVTVDFAGNAALLANLHEHFSDTLKYSCLVGATHIEERGSGRMTDDRGLPGPKPTLFFAPDHAVSFFKEHGPVEGGKLVAKAWHGFLGATDGTVEIVKHSGLDAAKSVYLEMIAGKVDPAKGIVIEP; encoded by the coding sequence GTGACCATTCAACAAGTCCACGTCAAAAAAGACGAACTCACCCATGCCGATATCGTCCATGTTGAATTAACCGACCTCGCCGAAGGCGCTGTCCGACTTGAGATCGAGAGCTTCTCGGTCACGGCAAACAATATCACCTACGCGGTTGTTGGCGATGGTTTCGGGTACTGGAATTTCTTCCCCGCCCCTGCCGGTTTTGGCATCGTACCGATGTGGGGCCATGCAAAAGTGATCGAGAGCAAACACGAGGAATTCACCCCTGGCGAGCGCGTCTATGGGTATCTTCCGATGGCGACCCATCTGGACGTGCAACCGGGCAAGGTTTCCGCTTCCGGTTTCACAGATATGACCGAATATCGTCAACCGATGAGCCCGATCTACAATCAGTATTCACGGCTTGCGGCGGATCCGGAACATGACGCAGCCCGTGAAGCGGAGCGGATGATTTTTGGACCGCTTTTCAAAACGGGTTTCCTGATCGAGTATTTCATGCGGCAGGAAGACTGGTTCGGGGCTAAGCAGGTGATCCTGACCAGTGCGTCTTCGAAAACAGCGATGGGCCTTGCCAGTGTTGCCCAGCAGAATTCGCCGGGTATCAAACGCATTGGTTTGACTTCCGCGGGCAATATCGAATTCGTCGAAGGCACCGGGCTTTATGACAAAGTGATGTCGTATGAAGAGGTTGGCATGTTGCCAATCGCCGAAAGTGTCACCGTCGATTTCGCTGGTAACGCCGCTTTGCTCGCTAATTTGCACGAGCATTTCTCGGATACGCTCAAATATTCATGCCTCGTTGGCGCGACCCATATCGAAGAGCGCGGCAGCGGCCGGATGACCGATGATCGCGGGCTCCCCGGTCCCAAACCGACATTATTCTTTGCGCCGGATCATGCCGTGTCATTCTTTAAAGAGCATGGTCCGGTTGAAGGTGGTAAACTGGTCGCGAAGGCGTGGCACGGTTTTCTCGGCGCAACAGACGGAACAGTCGAGATCGTCAAACATTCGGGCCTTGATGCCGCGAAGTCGGTCTATCTCGAAATGATTGCTGGCAAGGTTGATCCAGCGAAGGGTATCGTCATCGAGCCGTGA
- a CDS encoding N-acyl-D-amino-acid deacylase family protein has translation MPAFDLIIRGGTIVDGTGAKRFAGDIAIKDGLIAQIGTILGDAAEEIDATGKIVAPGFVDIHTHYDGQATWDQEMAPSSWHGVTTVVMGNCGVGFAPAKPDRHEWLISLMEGVEDIPGTALAEGITWDWETFPEYLDSLEKLPRTVDIGTHVPHGAVRAYVLGDREQPGAVPTPEDIAAMSDIVEEGVRAGALGFSTSRTVLHKSVDGELVPGTTATPEELVAIGKAMGRAKDAGGHAVFEMASDLQRDWNEFEWMGKLSREAGIPVTFAALESIAKEMPLKEQIETMRAENDNGAHIVAQIALRGNGIIMAWQGTVNPFTFRPSWQGIKDLPWPEQKAKLLDPAFKKQLLSEANDYSEAPMDIIGVVMVITQGWALQYEMDPDFDYEPDETASVNARAQAAGVDPQEYAYDMLCREEGTGFIYLPILNYAEGNLDFLHPLQHADDTVNSLSDGGAHCGTICDAASPTFMLEHWVKSRKRGNRITLENAIKRQCRDTAVLYGLEDRGIIAPGYLADINVIDMDAIKLGRPWLAFDLPAGGKRLLQKADGYVCTIKNGAVTFRGGKWTGETPGGLIRGPQRVEMAEAAE, from the coding sequence ATGCCAGCATTTGACCTTATTATCCGCGGCGGAACGATCGTCGATGGCACCGGCGCAAAACGGTTCGCCGGAGATATCGCGATCAAAGATGGTCTCATTGCGCAAATCGGCACCATTCTGGGCGACGCCGCAGAAGAGATCGACGCGACCGGTAAAATCGTCGCGCCCGGCTTTGTCGACATTCACACGCATTACGATGGTCAGGCGACCTGGGATCAGGAAATGGCCCCCTCCAGCTGGCACGGGGTAACCACCGTTGTCATGGGCAATTGCGGTGTTGGTTTTGCCCCTGCAAAGCCGGATCGCCACGAATGGCTGATCAGCCTCATGGAGGGTGTGGAAGACATTCCTGGCACGGCTCTGGCAGAAGGGATTACCTGGGATTGGGAGACTTTCCCGGAATATCTCGATTCGCTTGAGAAACTTCCCCGTACAGTCGATATCGGGACGCACGTACCGCACGGCGCGGTAAGAGCGTATGTATTGGGCGACCGGGAACAGCCCGGTGCCGTCCCCACTCCTGAAGATATCGCCGCAATGTCAGATATCGTCGAAGAGGGCGTGCGCGCCGGCGCTTTGGGCTTTTCTACATCGCGTACAGTGCTCCACAAATCGGTCGATGGAGAGCTGGTGCCGGGAACCACCGCCACACCCGAAGAGCTTGTCGCTATCGGCAAAGCAATGGGCCGCGCAAAAGACGCAGGCGGGCACGCGGTATTCGAAATGGCTAGCGACCTTCAGCGCGACTGGAACGAGTTTGAATGGATGGGCAAATTGTCTCGAGAGGCCGGCATTCCTGTCACCTTTGCCGCGCTTGAATCCATCGCAAAGGAAATGCCGCTGAAAGAGCAGATCGAGACGATGCGGGCTGAAAACGACAATGGCGCGCACATCGTGGCTCAGATTGCCTTGCGCGGCAACGGGATCATCATGGCGTGGCAGGGAACCGTAAACCCGTTCACATTCCGCCCAAGCTGGCAGGGCATTAAAGACCTGCCCTGGCCGGAACAGAAAGCCAAATTGCTCGATCCCGCATTTAAAAAACAGCTTTTGTCAGAGGCCAATGATTACTCAGAGGCGCCCATGGACATCATAGGTGTCGTCATGGTGATCACACAGGGTTGGGCCCTGCAATATGAAATGGACCCCGATTTCGATTATGAGCCGGACGAAACCGCAAGCGTGAATGCCCGCGCTCAGGCCGCCGGCGTTGATCCTCAGGAATACGCCTATGACATGCTGTGCCGCGAAGAGGGGACCGGCTTTATCTACCTTCCCATTCTGAACTATGCCGAGGGCAATCTCGACTTCCTGCATCCGTTGCAACATGCCGATGACACGGTGAATTCGCTATCAGATGGCGGCGCACATTGCGGCACGATTTGCGATGCAGCCTCGCCCACATTCATGCTGGAACACTGGGTCAAGTCTCGCAAACGGGGGAATCGGATTACACTTGAAAACGCGATCAAACGGCAATGCCGCGACACCGCCGTGCTTTATGGTCTGGAGGATCGCGGCATCATCGCACCGGGTTATCTTGCCGATATCAACGTGATTGATATGGACGCGATCAAACTTGGCCGCCCATGGCTGGCATTTGATCTCCCAGCGGGCGGAAAACGGTTGCTGCAGAAAGCCGATGGCTACGTCTGCACAATCAAGAACGGGGCCGTCACATTTCGCGGCGGCAAATGGACCGGTGAGACGCCGGGCGGGCTGATCCGCGGGCCTCAACGTGTCGAAATGGCCGAAGCGGCGGAGTGA
- a CDS encoding alpha/beta fold hydrolase: protein MSDVLKDADVRMEEIGGRTLRIATWRLDEQSDHPPVLFFNGIGANIEAVAPLAQTLTERGFIMFDMPGVGESPDPVVPYNPFTISWTASKLLDKLGIDQVDVMGISWGGGIAQHFAMQHANRTRRLVLIATSAGMLMMPGSPKALTKMANPRRYVDADYMIKNFETLYGEGLGKTSGKKGHMSLLKPPSPRGYMYQLICMLGWTSAPALPFLLQKPTLIMMGDEDAIVPLANGKFLSMLIPNNELVVMKGGGHLFLLSHKEECVKSIRGFLATAEHDDEDEDTAEAA, encoded by the coding sequence GTGTCTGATGTATTGAAGGACGCTGACGTCCGCATGGAAGAAATTGGCGGACGGACGCTACGGATTGCTACGTGGCGGCTCGACGAACAGAGCGATCATCCGCCTGTATTGTTCTTTAATGGCATCGGCGCGAATATCGAGGCTGTGGCACCGCTGGCGCAGACTTTGACCGAGCGCGGTTTCATCATGTTCGATATGCCCGGTGTCGGCGAATCGCCTGATCCAGTTGTCCCTTACAACCCCTTCACGATCAGCTGGACTGCCTCAAAACTGCTCGATAAACTGGGGATTGATCAAGTTGATGTGATGGGCATCAGCTGGGGCGGAGGCATCGCGCAACATTTCGCCATGCAACACGCCAATCGCACTCGGCGTCTGGTTTTGATCGCTACAAGTGCCGGTATGTTGATGATGCCTGGCAGTCCCAAAGCGCTTACCAAAATGGCCAATCCGCGCCGGTATGTTGACGCTGACTACATGATCAAGAATTTCGAGACCCTCTATGGCGAAGGTTTAGGCAAAACCAGCGGCAAAAAAGGGCATATGTCGCTGTTAAAGCCGCCCTCGCCGCGCGGATACATGTATCAATTGATATGTATGCTCGGCTGGACAAGCGCGCCAGCCCTGCCATTCCTATTGCAGAAACCGACCCTTATCATGATGGGCGATGAAGATGCGATTGTCCCCCTCGCCAATGGCAAATTCCTATCCATGCTGATCCCCAACAATGAATTGGTCGTCATGAAAGGCGGCGGGCATCTATTTTTGCTTAGCCACAAAGAGGAATGCGTGAAGTCTATTCGCGGATTTCTTGCCACTGCCGAGCATGACGATGAGGATGAAGACACCGCTGAGGCAGCTTGA
- a CDS encoding alpha/beta fold hydrolase, which yields MSDDTIKLENEAAQSTSALGPLIGVAREDFVSAVALLLRETASNPNRAFRHARSFSEDMVKILTGKSELAPHPKDKRFQDPAWQFNPFFRAGAQYYLAVQKGMRSWLDELELDDLERNRANFIANIILDGLAPTNTLVGNPIAQKQIINSGGLSLIKGLQNAYNDLVHNKGMVSQVDKRPFKIGENIATSKGAVVHRTEMYELVQYTPTTDEVYAIPQMTIPPQINKMYINDLSPEKSIIKWQVDNGLQTFVISWRNPSKDQGHWDMADYIASCEEALAIVSDITGSKKVNVSAGCSGGQTASVLASKLAATGNDILGTLTLMVCVLHPKQTDIEAASLVSENGTQLARQRAAKAGIIKADDLARGFAWLRPNDLIWNYVINNYLLGMDPPAFDVLYWNADATNLSASLMGDFLTLFETLAFTKHGEVEMADHKVDLSKVTSDMFILGGVTDHITPWKATYRSTQLFGAKNVTYVLSQSGHMQAILNPPGNPKAKYFVQKKKGKLPATADEWLQGTEEVAGSWWPYWMEWIQERSGAKKAAPAKLGSAKHKPSDPAPGLYVIEEV from the coding sequence ATGTCAGACGACACAATCAAGCTTGAAAATGAAGCAGCTCAATCCACGAGCGCGCTCGGCCCACTGATTGGGGTCGCTCGCGAGGACTTTGTCAGCGCTGTGGCATTGCTTCTGCGTGAGACTGCGTCTAACCCCAACCGCGCGTTTCGCCATGCGCGATCTTTCAGCGAGGATATGGTCAAGATCCTGACCGGCAAAAGCGAGCTTGCCCCTCACCCAAAAGACAAACGGTTTCAGGATCCTGCGTGGCAGTTCAACCCGTTTTTCCGGGCCGGTGCGCAGTATTATCTGGCCGTGCAAAAAGGAATGCGCAGCTGGCTGGACGAGCTTGAGCTGGATGATCTGGAACGCAACCGCGCCAATTTCATCGCCAACATTATCCTTGACGGTCTGGCCCCGACCAACACGCTGGTTGGCAATCCGATTGCGCAAAAGCAGATCATCAATTCAGGCGGACTGTCTTTGATCAAGGGTCTTCAAAACGCCTATAATGATCTGGTCCACAACAAAGGCATGGTCAGTCAGGTCGATAAACGACCGTTTAAAATCGGCGAAAACATTGCGACATCCAAAGGTGCGGTTGTGCATCGCACAGAGATGTATGAGCTTGTGCAGTATACGCCGACGACCGACGAAGTTTATGCAATCCCGCAAATGACAATCCCGCCGCAGATCAACAAGATGTACATCAATGATCTCTCGCCGGAAAAATCCATCATCAAATGGCAGGTCGATAACGGATTGCAGACTTTCGTTATCTCATGGCGCAACCCATCGAAGGATCAGGGCCATTGGGACATGGCCGATTATATCGCTTCGTGCGAAGAGGCATTGGCAATCGTGTCGGACATCACCGGTTCGAAAAAGGTGAATGTTTCGGCCGGATGCTCGGGCGGTCAGACTGCTTCTGTCCTGGCATCAAAGCTGGCGGCGACAGGCAATGACATTCTGGGCACGCTGACATTGATGGTCTGCGTTTTGCACCCGAAACAGACTGACATTGAGGCAGCGTCTCTGGTCAGCGAAAACGGCACCCAGCTTGCTCGCCAACGCGCGGCAAAAGCTGGCATAATCAAGGCAGACGATCTGGCGCGCGGCTTTGCGTGGCTGCGCCCGAATGATCTGATCTGGAACTACGTCATCAACAATTATCTGTTGGGTATGGACCCGCCGGCTTTTGATGTTCTGTACTGGAATGCAGATGCCACCAATCTTTCGGCCAGCCTTATGGGCGATTTCTTGACGTTATTCGAGACATTGGCTTTCACGAAACATGGCGAAGTGGAAATGGCAGATCATAAAGTCGATCTGTCGAAGGTGACATCAGACATGTTCATTTTGGGCGGCGTGACCGATCATATCACTCCGTGGAAAGCGACCTATCGATCGACCCAGCTTTTTGGTGCGAAAAATGTCACCTATGTGCTCAGCCAGTCTGGACATATGCAGGCTATCTTGAACCCTCCCGGCAATCCCAAAGCCAAATACTTTGTTCAGAAAAAGAAGGGCAAACTGCCTGCAACCGCAGATGAATGGTTGCAAGGAACCGAAGAGGTTGCCGGTAGCTGGTGGCCGTATTGGATGGAATGGATTCAAGAACGCTCAGGCGCGAAGAAAGCGGCCCCGGCGAAGCTCGGCAGTGCCAAGCATAAACCATCAGATCCAGCGCCCGGACTCTATGTTATTGAAGAAGTCTGA